The Leucoraja erinacea ecotype New England chromosome 22, Leri_hhj_1, whole genome shotgun sequence genome includes a region encoding these proteins:
- the slc35b4 gene encoding UDP-xylose and UDP-N-acetylglucosamine transporter, with protein sequence MHPGFAIGLVFLGCSSNVVFLELLVRDFPGCGNIVTFGQFLFIALEGLIFQAHFLTKPRAIPLRNYFVMVTMFFLVSVVNNYALNFNIPMPLHMIFRSGSLIANMVLGIIILKKRYPVAKYISIVLISLGIFICMFMSAKQVASHTSVSDDGSYSAFIQWLIGVAMLTFALFMSARMGIFQETLYKQFGKHSKEALFYNHFLPLPAFILFASDIYNHGILFSQSQTIELVPLGMSMPIMWFYLTMNVLTQYVCIRGVFILTTECTSLTVTLVVTLRKFISLIFSIVYFKNPFTLWHWVGTSVVFVGTLTYAEVWKTLKPLMYRKRKEQ encoded by the exons ATGCACCCAGGCTTCGCCATCGGCCTGGTGTTCCTGGGGTGCAGCAGCAACGTTGTGTTCCTGGAGTTGCTGGTGAG AGATTTCCCAGGATGTGGGAACATTGTGACATTTGGACAGTTCCTGTTTATAGCATTGGAAGGCTTAATCTTTCAAGCTCACTTTCTCACGAAGCCCCGGGCAATTCCTTTAAG GAACTATTTCGTTATGGTGACCATGTTTTTCCTCGTGAGTGTTGTTAATAATTATGCCCTCAACTTCAATATTCCAATGCCTTTGCACATGATCTTCAGATCA GGCTCTCTGATAGCCAACATGGTACTGGgaatcatcattttaaagaaaag ATACCCAGTTGCAAAGTATATTTCAATCGTTCTGATTTCACTGGGGATATTTATCTGTATGTTTATGTCTGCAAAACAAGTG GCTTCACATACAAGTGTGTCTGATGATGGCAGCTATTCTGCATTTATTCAGTGGTTGATAG GTGTTGCTATGCTAACCTTTGCACTTTTCATGTCGGCCAGAATGGGCATCTTTCAAGAGACGTTATATAAGCAATTTGGGAAGCACTCCAAGGAGGCACTGTTTTACAAT CATTTCCTCCCATTACCTGCCTTCATCTTATTTGCCTCAGACATCTACAATCATGGAATCCTCTTCAGCCAGTCTC AAACAATTGAACTTGTGCCGCTAGGAATGTCCATGCCAATTATGTGGTTTTACCTCACAATGAATGttctaactca ATATGTTTGCATCCGAGGTGTTTTTATTCTCACAACAGAGTGCACATCTCTAACAGTCACACTTGTTGTGACACTTCGCAAATTTATCAGTCTGATTTTCTCCATTGTTTACTTCAAGAACCCCTTTACCCTCTGGCATTGGGTTGGGACATCAGTGGTCTTTGTTGGAACCCTCACGTATGCTGAAGTTTGGAAAACCTTGAAGCCGCTCATGTACAGAAAGAGAAAGGAGCAGTAA